Genomic window (Gelria sp. Kuro-4):
CCCTGCTAGCCGCGCCCGGTGCGCACGGCAGCGGCGAAAACGGCCGGCAGGCCCGCCGCCTCGATGGCGCGGGCCGCAGCCTCGACGTCGTACGGGACCTTCTTAAACTCCACCGCCACCGTCTCGCCGATGGTCAAAAGGGCATACACGGCCGCGGGATCGCCCTGCTTGGGCTTGCCTACGCTACCGGCGTTTACTATCTGGTGGCGCTCAAAGATGCGGCTGTAAGGCTGGTGGGTATGGCCGCAAAGAAGCAGGTCCGCCTGAAAAGCCGTGGCTCTGCGCGTGCCGCTCGCCCAGTTCCCCGCGTGCATCTGGTACTCCACCGCCCGGTCCGGTGCGAAGAGGGCGGCCCAGACCTCCTCCGGCGTAGTGGCGAAGAGGTACTCGTTGTTGCGGCGCGGGCTGCCGTGCACCGCCAGCGTCTTTACCCCCGCCAGGTCCAACCAGAGCTCGCGGGGAAGCCCGCGCAAAAAGGCCTTGTTCTCCTCCGTCACCCGCTCCTGGGTCCAGGCGAGCGACTTCTCCCCGGCGAGGAGCGCCTGCTCATCCGGGAAATCGCAGCCGCAGGCGGGAAGGTCAAACCCCACCCCCTCGTCGTAGTTCCCCATGATGGTCGGGATGCCCCGCTCCCGGATGGTGATGATCACTTCGTTGGGAAAGGCACCGTAGCCCACCAGGTCCCCCAGGCAGAGGATCTGGTCCACCGTTTGCCCCGCCACATCCGCCAGGACCGCCTCCAAGGCGTGGCTGTTGCCGTGGATGTCCGCCAGTACCGCAACCCGCATGGTTTCCCTCCCCCTTACCTCGTATTCGGCGCGTCTTCCTCGCCGTACCGCCCCTCGGTCCGGCTGCCGGCTGCCGGGGCCGCCTGGCGACTTCGCCCTTCCTTTCAGCCGACCGGTGGTACGTACTTTAATTCTAGCCGGCGGCGTAAGGACGGGCAAGCTGCCGCACCAAAACTTAACCTCCGCTTCGTGCGCAGGGTGCGCGGTACTCCGTTGCGGGCGCCGCGCCTCCTGGGCGGCCTTGTCCCCTCATCCCTACCTCAGTACGTCCGGCAGGGGGAGGTGCCGCCGGGCGGCCTCCTTAAGCACGCTGATCTTGCAGGCCAGCACCGCCCAAAGGCCGTACCTTTCGCCGAAGAGGCGCAGCAGCCGGTCTAAAACCTGGCGACCGGGGCCGCTGTACGCGAGGATCTGGCCGTGGGCGTCGGCCTTCACCCCCGCCTCCGGCAGGAGCGCCAGGGTTTTTTCCGGGCCCAGCACGCCGAATTCCCGGCGCACCACCATGGCGATGAGGTCCTTGTATTCGTCCACCTGGGCCACCTCCTAATCCAGCATGTAGTCGCCGCAATCCAGGTTGCGCAAAATCTCGATGTAGCGGCGCGGGTTGTCCCGGATGATAGAGCCGTGCTGCGGCGCGATGAGCTTTATCTCCAGCCCGTCCAGCTTCTTCATGGCCCGGGCCAGGATCTCGCGCGCCGGCATGTAGTTCTCATGGAAGGCCTTCATGGCCTCGTCGTAGTACTCGC
Coding sequences:
- a CDS encoding metallophosphoesterase, with product MRVAVLADIHGNSHALEAVLADVAGQTVDQILCLGDLVGYGAFPNEVIITIRERGIPTIMGNYDEGVGFDLPACGCDFPDEQALLAGEKSLAWTQERVTEENKAFLRGLPRELWLDLAGVKTLAVHGSPRRNNEYLFATTPEEVWAALFAPDRAVEYQMHAGNWASGTRRATAFQADLLLCGHTHQPYSRIFERHQIVNAGSVGKPKQGDPAAVYALLTIGETVAVEFKKVPYDVEAAARAIEAAGLPAVFAAAVRTGRG